One stretch of Prinia subflava isolate CZ2003 ecotype Zambia chromosome 19, Cam_Psub_1.2, whole genome shotgun sequence DNA includes these proteins:
- the PATZ1 gene encoding POZ-, AT hook-, and zinc finger-containing protein 1 isoform X5 codes for MERVSEAAACGPSSGCYTYQVSRHSADVLHSLNQQRKNGGRFCDVLLRVGDESFPAHRAVLAACSEYFESVFSAQLGDGAGGGGGGAEGSAAEAAAGGAAAAAGGAPGGGRELEMHTISSKVFGDILDFAYTSRIVVRLESFPELMTAAKFLLMRSVIDICQEVIKQSNVQLLVPPARPDIMLFRPGAADLGFPLDMTNGASLAPNGNGIAGMPEDEATRAALTAAQSSLPVLQGVDRLPMVAGPLSPPLLASPFQNVAASAPTLSTKRGRGRPRKANLLDSMMFGSPGGLREAGILPCGLCGKVFTDANRLRQHEAQHGVTSLQLGYIDIPPPRLGENGVPGQDDPDAPRKRSRTRKQVACEICGKIFRDVYHLNRHKLSHSGEKPYSCPVCGLRFKRKDRMSYHVRSHDGSVGKPYICQSCGKGFSRPDHLNGHIKQVHTSERPHKCQQENGSHHGISSETSTSIEKLKLQETCNASFATRDRLRSHLACHEDKVPCQVCGKYLRAAYMADHLKKHSEGPSNFCTICNRGLQAPGVHPEWGSSVPLRQDLWHQRQETRCSAPCCSVQSSVLWGVGLGTRKGREEGQGKSWREA; via the exons ATGGAGCGGGTGAGCGAGGCCGCCGCCTGCGGCCCCTCGTCGGGCTGCTACACCTACCAGGTGAGCCGGCACAGCGCCGACGTGCTGCACAGCCTCAACCAGCAGCGCAAGAACGGCGGCCGCTTCTGCGACGTGCTCCTACGCGTGGGCGACGAGAGCTTCCCGGCGCACCGCGCCGTGCTGGCCGCTTGCAGCGAGTACTTCGAGTCGGTGTTCAGCGCGCAGCTCGGCGACGGGGcaggtggcggcggcggcggcgcggaggGGAGcgcggcggaggcggcggccggcggggctgcggcggcggccggcggcgcccccgggggcgggcgggagcTGGAGATGCACACCATCAGCTCCAAGGTGTTCGGAGACATCCTGGACTTCGCCTATACGTCGCGCATCGTGGTCCGGCTGGAGAGCTTCCCGGAGCTCATGACGGCCGCCAAGTTCCTGCTGATGCGCTCCGTGATCGACATCTGCCAGGAGGTCATCAAGCAGTCCAACGTGCAGCTCCTCGTTCCCCCCGCACGCCCTGACATTATGCTGTTCCGTCCGGGGGCTGCTGACCTCGGCTTCCCTCTTGACATGACCAACGGTGCCAGTTTGGCACCCAATGGCAATGGCATTGCTGGCATGCCTGAAGACGAGGCCACGCGGGCTGCGCTCACCGCTGCGCAGtcctccctgcctgtcctgcagggTGTGGACCGCCTGCCCATGGTGGCAGGACCTCTGTCCCCACCACTGCTGGCCTCACCCTTCCAGAATGTTGCTGCTAGTGCCCCCACTTTAAGCACCAAGAGGGGCAGAGGGCGTCCCCGTAAAGCCAATCTCTTGGACTCCATGATGTTTGGTAGCCCGGGGGGCCTGCGAGAGGCTGGTATCCTGCCTTGTGGTCTCTGTGGGAAAGTGTTCACGGATGCTAATCGTCTTCGGCAGCACGAGGCTCAGCATGGGGTGACGAGCTTGCAGCTGGGCTACATAGACATCCCACCCCCACGACTGGGTGAAAATGGTGTTCCTGGTCAGGACGACCCCGATGCACCTCGAAAAAGAAGCAGGACGAGAAAACAGGTGGCCTGTGAGATCTGTGGCAAGATTTTTCGGGATGTGTACCACCTGAATCGGCACAAGCTGTCACACTCTGGCGAAAAGCCTTACTCTTGTCCGGTGTGTGGCTTGCGGTTCAAGCGAAAAGACAGGATGTCCTATCATGTTCGATCGCATGATGGCTCTGTGGGAAAGCCCTACATCTGCCAGAGCtgtggaaaaggcttttccag GCCAGACCACTTGAATGGACACATCAAACAGGTGCATACCTCAGAGAGACCTCACAAGTGTCAG CAGGAAAATGGCAGCCACCATGGAATAAGCTCAGAGACATCCACATCCATAGAAAAGTTGAAACTTCAAGAG ACCTGTAACGCGTCCTTTGCCACTCGCGACCGGCTGCGCTCACACCTGGCCTGCCACGAGGACAAGGTTCCGTGCCAGGTGTGTGGGAAGTACCTGCGAGCAGCCTACATGGCAGATCACCTCAAGAAACACAGCGAGGGACCAAGCAACTTCTGCACTATCTGCAACCGAG GTCTCCAGGCACCAGGAGTCCATCCCGAATGGGGGAGCAGCGTTCCACTGCGTCAGGACCTATGGCATCAAAGGCAAGAGACTCGCTGCTCTGCAccttgctgctctgtgcagagctctgtgttgTGGGGTGTTGGGCTGGGCACcagaaaggggagggaggaaggacagggaaaatCCTGGAGAGAGGCTTAG